The segment TGGCGTTATAGGATGGACTATCGCAGGATTTTTATCAAAAGATAAGGCTATTTTAACTAACTTTGGATTACAAATACCATTGTTTGTAATTGGAATTTATAAAATTATTTTCTAATAAAAAATATCTTATTCGTTTGCACAGGTAACTCACCTAGAGGCATAATAGCTGAAAATATTATTAAAAATGAATATTCAAATATGTTTAAAGCTTATAGTGCTGGGAACAACCCATCAGGTAAAATTAATGAAGATATAAATAAATTTTTAGAAAAAAATAAAAATTTGATCTTTCTAATTATAGGTCTAAAATTTTGAGAATTCCTTAAATAATGGTATTAAAATAGACAAGCACAGTGTTAACACTTTTAGGAATATTAACTTTTTATTTAGATTACTATCCTTATCATGATACCTCACAGTTTAGGTATAATCGGTTGGACAATTGTTGGTACCATTACAAAAGACAAGCCTTTATTAACAAATTTTTCATTACAAATACCAATAATGATAACAGGAATTATAAAATACTCTTATACAACAGGAATATTTTAGCTTACTTGGATACCGTTTGACCAAACGTTTTTTACAACGGGTAAATTTTGATAAATTTTAAACCTTACTAAATCTGCTCTTTTATTGTTGTCAATTAAACCCCTATCATTTAAATTTATAGCTATAGATGGAGCGTAACTAGCTGCTGCAAATGCTTTC is part of the Candidatus Pelagibacter sp. HTCC7211 genome and harbors:
- a CDS encoding arsenate reductase/protein-tyrosine-phosphatase family protein, which translates into the protein MLFVCTGNSPRGIIAENIIKNEYSNMFKAYSAGNNPSGKINEDINKFLEKNKNLIFLIIGLKF
- a CDS encoding DUF6552 family protein, encoding MFIKKYLKWISTALVLTGILLTNLNIYPINIYFHGLGVIGWTIAGFLSKDKAILTNFGLQIPLFVIGIYKIIF